tgatcctcaacaaatataaattttgctCATCCAGACATACAATCTTGCATGTGCCTATATGCAAAACTATAACACTTCAATTTCCCATGGAAGGGTGATATTTGCAGTGGGGTCCGACTTAATAAGTTTATTAGCTTATCTTAGGACTTAATTGTTcttataatcaatttttttttgaattgattTGGTGCCCCTTAGTCACTTAGTGTCTTTTCTCTTTATTAGGGTCTATAAGAGCTACAGGTGCCAGATTCTTAGGGGGTGCGGAGTTTTAGAGCCACTGTCCAAAAGTCTAATTCAGAACAAGAACATTATGTTTGATTGTTTGTCCTAGTATTTCGTAAAGTTTAGAGATTTCTCAAACCTAATGTCGTTTCTACTGCCAACATTACTTCCCTTGCTGGCTGCTGCATCACTTCTAATTGATACGGAGTACTAAGTTTGCGTACTTAATACAACCTACAGAAAGCGATAGAAAGAGTATACCTTTTTGGTCGGCGAAGATTGTATCTACTTTGACCAGGATTCTGAATAAGCGGGGCAGCCTTCTGTCTTCTCTTCCTACGACTACCACCCGTCACACTATCTGAATTTCCTTCACTATAATCATCTCCTTGCTCACTTGCTGTTCCTTGTGATGCGTGCGCACGACTTCGTTTTTTGGAGTTTCTATTAATCCCTGTACCTAGAAGACCAGATTCCTTCTCACTTTCCTCGTTGGTATTAATGGAGATCTCAACACTCCCATTGGCCTTACCAGAACTGGTTTTCCTACCTCTAGGGACACCCCCTCTTTTCACAGATCTCCGCTGGCCAATTTTCACATTAGAATTCTCAGAGTCTTCCACAATATCTTTGCCAGTTTCCACCTCTCTTGTGCTGTTGTCAAGTTCAAGTATCGGATCTTCAGAAGCATCACCCTTGAACAGAGGCAAATCTTGTTGTATTTCTCTGTGCAGTAATGATGCGTTTGGCGTTTCCTTAACAGAATTCTCTGGCAGGGCTGATTCTTCTATCATATCTTGAAGACCAGTAGGTTCGATTTTCTTGCCTGGTGAAAACTTGAGAATCTTTGATGTACATTTCCGAAGCCATGACATGGTCCCACCACCAGAGACTGAAACTCCAGAATTGACAATGCCAGGGGACAACTCGTTGCCAGGCATTTCAGAAGTCCCTTGGATATTCTCCCTCAAATAATCTTGGGCAACAGTAGGCAGCGGAGGGTCCTCAAAATTATCCACCTCAGTCAAAGACTGAAGACCAGAAAGCTCAAATTCACCAATACTCTTTCCACAGGAGGTGCAATTTTCTTGCTTTTTGATAAATTCCACGAACTGTTCCCTTTCCTTGAGAAATGCTACCCTCTGAGCCTTTAATTTACTACTTAAGGCAACTAGTGCATCGATGTCTCTTCGCATCTCTAGCTGCTGTTCTTCAAGATGTTCCTTATTTGCAGAGATTTCCTGTTTCTCTTTCTGGAGTCGAGATCTTTCCAATTTCAGTTCTTCCATATCTCTTCGGGCCACTTCCcttaaatagttaatattatttaGTTCTCTCTCCCTATGGTCCTCAAATAGTTTCTCTCTCTCAAGCAACCCAGACTCCATCTCTTCCTGCTTCTTCTGCATATCAGCCTCAAGTTTGCTTTTACGTAGTTCAAAATCATGAATCAATTGGCTTCTCTCATTTTGAAGTTTTTCATCTAAAACTGATTTCTCATGATCCATACTAGCCGAGAATGATTCTCTTGCCACTTTAAGTGCTTCCAACTCCCTGTTAACATAATATTCTGTTTCAATTTTCTCCTTGTTCATCCTTTCCTCTTCAGAGCGCTTTAGCTTTTCAAAGCTCCTTTTTTGTTCATTAAGTTCCTCTAATTCTTTCTTAATCTCAGCTCTTTTCACATCTAACTCATCCCATTCTTTCTCAAATTTCTCTCTTTCCTTTTTCAAATCCTCAGTTTCCTTCAAAAGCAAGTCTTGCTGGAGTCTGCACTTGTCTGTTTCCTGCTTCAACTCTGATTGCAGGCGAGTGAGTTCCAATCTCTCAGCTTCTGTTATTTTAAGCTGTTCTTGATCTTCATTTAGCTTTAATTGGCTTTTTTCAATGTCGGCCCTTACGTTCTCAAGTTCAGCCTGAAGGGCAATTAATTCATCCTTGTCAGAAAGAATTTGCTTCCTCTCGTTCGCCAAGTTTTTCTCCTCAacttttacagacttttccctttccttcaaagcttttaattttgattcaagatccttttctttctcttttacTTTCTCTGATTTCTTTTCAAGTGCCTGTTCCCTTTTCTTGACTTTTTCCTCCATGTGATAAATTTCAGCTTCCTTCTTTTCAAGTTCAATCACCTTGCTTTTCAATTCTTCATCCTGGGATTCCCTCCTCTGCTTCATTTCCAGTTTGAAttcttcttctttggcatcaaggGTTGCCTTGTGTTCATCTACAAGCTTCTGAATCTCCTCCTGTGTAGACAAgtgtcaaattttaaaaagtagagCACTATTATCAATTCATGGATTGAACTTCTTCGTTGGACACATTTTTCATCTTTCAATTTTGTGTTTGCCTCATGCACACGACCAATTTGTAAAGCAAGACATCTATAAATGGATGTTTTGTTAATAACACTGCTACTTATAAAAAATAGACTGGTCCTCCCCATAGGAAGTCAAAATATATAAGCAATAAAAACTTGTAACTAATTGACaagatttaatatttaaattaatacacCTATACAATAATTATTGTGGAAGAATAATATGAAGTACTATCGATCAGGATGCTTGTTCAACTTGGTAAGTTGTATTTACTAATACATGAATGATGAAGGGAAAGGTACTCACTCTTTCTTTAGCATCAAGTTTTTCCTCTAGTTCATGTAACTTTTTCTCTTTTAGATCTAAGCTCTTTCTCATTTCATCAATTTCCTGCATGAAGACAAGGAAAAAAACCACTTAAGCAGAAATTAAAGCATTTTCGATTAGATATCAATGAAAATACAGCTTACCTTCTCCTTGAGACTAAGGCCTGCCAGCCGGCGGCTAATGTCCTCTTCTTTCTCATTCAAAACTGAGTTAGCTGTGTCAATTTTCCTTTGAGAAGCTTCAAGTTCAGTCTGCTTTTGTGTCATAATCTTATCCGCCTCATTTGCTCTCTGCTCTCTTTGGTTAAGCAACCTCCTGCCATCAGCAAGCCTCTCTTCACCCTCTTGTAGTTTTCTTTCCCATTCTCGCAAGTCTTCCCGTTTCTTAGACAAAGTGCTCTCATGGGATTCACGCCTGACACATTACGAAGATATTGAAATGAGCAACCTCTTAAGCCTGCTATTCAAGATGGtaaacacacacatattgcATGCACACTATTCAGTAGAAGGTTTATAGTCTAAAGCTTACTCGACATTGAAAGAGGATCTTTCTCTTCGAAGTGCATTTTCTTGAGTCTTTAGCTCGTGTAGTTTCCTCTCAACTTCCGAACTCTTTCTACTAGCTTCAGCAAGCTTGGCATCAGCTGCATGCAGTTTGGCTTCTACCTCTAAAGATTTCTCTTCAACACTCGTCACTAGAGCATTTGCCTCAGCCAATTTCGAATCAGCTGTGAACTTAATTTCTGCATATTCTGAGCGCATCTCACGCAAAGCCTTCTCTAGCTGCAGAAAGAAACAATCTTAAAAATTCCTCCAAaagaaataacaaataaaataatgatatgAATCCAATAAATAGAAGTCATACGTCAAGCACACATTGTTTCTCAACACCCAACGCCTTCCTTAAACTGTCTTCTCGCTTCTCAGCTTCAGATATTGCAATAGAATTAGCTTCTCGTTCTCTTTTGTAGCTATCATTTGCTTCTTCTAAAGCATGCTTGACTTCTTCGTACTTGGTAGTCCATTCCTTCTTCTCGATTAATAGCAGGCCCATATTATATTGGTACTCAAAGagctacaaaatttaaatggcagtcaaaaaaagatataaaaccACTATATCAATATATTGTGGCAAAGCAGGAGGGAACAAAGAGTGTGCTAGGATCCAAATTCATCATAAACTCAACAGTCTCTAACAGTATGCAAAAAATTGGCATTCATGTGAAATTTACCCTCACTAGCAGTAACTATGCTTTCAGTACTAACAAAATGGGCAGTGCTTTTTAACCATTCTATATAATATATCAGCTTTTCCATGCAAAGAGcagatgaaaaaaaaacacatataaCTCCCAGAGTAGATTGTTATCAGAATAACTTTTCAAACTCACTTTTATTAGTCATAAAAAAGCCTTTCCAGTAGTAAAGATGGTATGGTGAGGTACTTCATccaaaaaaaagttacaatgTTTACATTGACAATGGAAACCAATACCAGTAACAAGGCTTCCATCTACTTTTTCCATTGTTGTAGTCATTAGTTGaaattattaatcatacaaaCTCTTGCCACTTCACTCCACCAAAAAACTAACTGCACTATAACACTCGATGAAACTAAGAATAAGAACCTAAATTTCTGGAGGATAGACGCTTGAACTTAATTCCTAGAAAATCTTATCCATCAGTTTACCAGTTCACTTAAATGTCACTTATATATTAAGTTTAAACAACTGCATCACGCAACACTGaacatgaaagttaaaaaataaataaataaataaaatgaaggtaaataaatatatatataacaagttAAACAACCAAAAGACAAACGAACTTGTAATTCAGTCTGCATAAAACtactaaaaagtaaaatgaagacaaataaatataaaaaaccaGCAAAAGGACAAGAAAACTTGTAATTCAGTCTGCATAAAGCTACTAAACAGGCAGGTGAAGCAGTACACTAACCTCCGTTTCGAGCTTGGCTACCTTCTCCTGTAAGTTAATAGATCCACTTTCTTCACCATCCAAACATTTCCGGGAATTTTCCGCGAAGTCCAGGCCTTTCCCCTTCTCCTCGCTCTTCCTCGGCGTGAGCGACCAGCCCGACCACAACTTCCTCGTGGGCGTAGACATCAGACCAATTCCCCGCAAATTGACCGCGTAAGAATTCGAAAACCACAGATCGCAGGCTCAACTTCGTAAACCACTAGCTTCAACTGCAAGCACTCGTGACTTCATCCCCCAAACCCTAATTCTAAGGGCTAGGAATTTGGGAAATCGTCACCGGACGTGAACAGAGTTCCCAAATTCCGGCGAATAGAGTTCTGAAATCCGataactttctctctctacccctccctttctctctcctcGCTTTTTTCAGTAGCAACCTTTGGTGTGCGCGGATTTCTCACTCtgcttttcctttcttctcatttttacattaattaaatattattgttttctaCCTTCAACAGTCGGACAAGAATTCGGTTTTCGTGAAGTTACTCCGCTGCCCTTGCTTTCGTCGAGATTTTGTCCGTTGGGTTGGGGCAGTTTGGGGATTCGGTTTGGTCGCCTTTCGGCAAAACGTGCGCGGTTTAGAAATGTGCTTTAGCGGAGTGACGAAAGTGCCCCCGGATGGTCGTTAGGCAGAGGGGGCCTGGGGAAGTTGATGCCGTTTGAGGAGGCGGGTGTAAATTTGGAAGGATCTGGGGGCTTTTATGTAATTGAAGTGGAGAGTGGAGAATATGCTTCATCCAAATGACACGGTGTCGATAGGCTGTACTTGATGCTTGTTTGGGACACGGGCAAGTGAGGCAACTGCATCGTTAAGGTAAGGTACACTCATGACATCAATCAATAACTATGgatttgtgaatatttttttttttatactagtGATTAGAATGTAGTATATATTGATAGTTATTTTTCTCAAgcaaataaaacacaaaaagttaatatcacatccactaagactcgaacACACTCCTCTCATGtgggatgccactagaccacaagatcttttgGCATGAATTTGTTCAGACGAGCAATTAAACTGATCACAATGAtaaaatttgtcacaaaaaatcaagaattgggtCTCACTAATAGTAGTgtagaaataatttttcaaaatgaaGGGTTATTTATGTGCAGTAAACAAAATGAACAATTGTCTCTGGTTGAACAAAATTTAGCTTTTGTTGATCacttgagttaccatgatttatcaCTCTACAAATTGAGACGTGCATGAACTAGGCGATTCCACCTTTTTTTGTCACAAGTAATAACTATTTCCTCTGTCTTATTTTAtgtgtcatacttactattcattgatcaaatcaacactttcttctttgtttattttctttagtattttcacttatttttaaatttaatttttgtgtttaataatattttttagtgtagtttataaatatatacattttgtatactaatactaaatttaatattatgaaaaattagattaaaaataacttcaatcaagcctcgttaaccgaattaaACATATGTTAAtggaattttacaattatataatactatatGCTAAAAACGTAATATTATGAACAATAAAgaagttaaatttatttaaattaatttataagaaccaaactttcaaaattaaaacaattcaGTGATCAAAATATCGTTGTTCCCTATATTTAATGTAACATGTCTGGTCTCTTTTAGTATTTCGAACAAGTGGGACTGACCCATGTTGACATTAAACTAGTagtctatttaaaaaaaaaaaaaattgtagtcaAAGATAAGAATTGAATGTACTGCATAAGCAACATAGTATTATAAAAATGATCcaataagataagataagataacTTGTCATAGTGGTTCCTAATATTCTATATCTGTGTACGGGAGTGTCTTGCAAATGAAGCGAGTAGCAGTAAAGTCCCATGTACTCCTAACTAAACTTATatttatactccgtagtaaGTTATTTGTTAGACTAACTCAATtgtaattatatcaaattaatatattttctatattataaCTGACGGTAAGAATGATTACCGGAGTAATATTGATAAGTAAATAAGAATAATTTGAGTACAAGTGTTTCAGTATAATAGGCAAGTGAGTAACAATGTCACAATGTAAATCTGTGTACTTAGTGAGAGTGAGTGATTTGAGTAAGAGTGAGTGATTTGAGTGTAGTGTAGTAGTGTTGTGTATCATAAACAAAGTGTCTccatcctctaccacaagtcGCTACTTATAATATGGCTGCAACGGCTCTTCCTCTAGTGAGTGTAATGGAGTGTTAATAATGGTGAGGTGCATTGAGTACTGGTAATGGTGAGGTGCATTGAGTGTTGGGGTGTAATAATGGAGAGCAgttggagtaattatcatcCCATCAATAtgtcgtctttgtgtaacgggtgaccgttaGTTGCCTTCGGGTCATTGCTGATGATTCAAGTTGGGTGCTGATGCACAATTATCCTGTCAATAACagaattttttcttaattatattaaaatgttattgttattattattattattttatacgaATATAGTTGATAAAATAATTGGTAGTTGAGAAGCAGACTTAACTCGAAAGTGTAAAATTATATTCAAGTCTATAATAACTAAGAAGATGCTAATAataattgaacttgtaacctcGCTAAATACAAAAGTCATACTCAACCCGCTCAGTTATAGCATTAAtatgtactccgtatattttttaATAGCGATTGAGTGtttttctataaattaaaaaaaaatgacaataactcattcttataattaaagaatcaattagtttaataatttttatctgTTTTAGTTACAGAAATGCAATTAATCAAAGTATTAATTAACCTTATGGCTTATGGTAACGAGGCGATACATTTGCCGATAGAAACCGTAGACCATGTTGTCCGTATGTAAAACGCAGACCATATTGTACCGAAATTAACGCGCACTACTaagttgaattttaatatta
This portion of the Ipomoea triloba cultivar NCNSP0323 chromosome 5, ASM357664v1 genome encodes:
- the LOC116021058 gene encoding protein CROWDED NUCLEI 1; the protein is MSTPTRKLWSGWSLTPRKSEEKGKGLDFAENSRKCLDGEESGSINLQEKVAKLETELFEYQYNMGLLLIEKKEWTTKYEEVKHALEEANDSYKREREANSIAISEAEKREDSLRKALGVEKQCVLDLEKALREMRSEYAEIKFTADSKLAEANALVTSVEEKSLEVEAKLHAADAKLAEASRKSSEVERKLHELKTQENALRRERSSFNVERESHESTLSKKREDLREWERKLQEGEERLADGRRLLNQREQRANEADKIMTQKQTELEASQRKIDTANSVLNEKEEDISRRLAGLSLKEKEIDEMRKSLDLKEKKLHELEEKLDAKEREEIQKLVDEHKATLDAKEEEFKLEMKQRRESQDEELKSKVIELEKKEAEIYHMEEKVKKREQALEKKSEKVKEKEKDLESKLKALKEREKSVKVEEKNLANERKQILSDKDELIALQAELENVRADIEKSQLKLNEDQEQLKITEAERLELTRLQSELKQETDKCRLQQDLLLKETEDLKKEREKFEKEWDELDVKRAEIKKELEELNEQKRSFEKLKRSEEERMNKEKIETEYYVNRELEALKVARESFSASMDHEKSVLDEKLQNERSQLIHDFELRKSKLEADMQKKQEEMESGLLEREKLFEDHRERELNNINYLREVARRDMEELKLERSRLQKEKQEISANKEHLEEQQLEMRRDIDALVALSSKLKAQRVAFLKEREQFVEFIKKQENCTSCGKSIGEFELSGLQSLTEVDNFEDPPLPTVAQDYLRENIQGTSEMPGNELSPGIVNSGVSVSGGGTMSWLRKCTSKILKFSPGKKIEPTGLQDMIEESALPENSVKETPNASLLHREIQQDLPLFKGDASEDPILELDNSTREVETGKDIVEDSENSNVKIGQRRSVKRGGVPRGRKTSSGKANGSVEISINTNEESEKESGLLGTGINRNSKKRSRAHASQGTASEQGDDYSEGNSDSVTGGSRRKRRQKAAPLIQNPGQSRYNLRRPKSAAVATTNGSLSHNASRIQETRHSKVAQTSPVEIIDGEVQSVEVVHQTVVETPIEIKDAAADKQDSNAEMANNLVDIGFSEEVNETPEVPKEDYDVDQGYRTDEDHGIGDNDEGDEDEEAEHPGEVSIGKKIWTFITT